AACACTATGAATACATACGATCATATGAATCCTAACATACACTAAATTCACATCGCGTGTTTTAGAGAACCTTATTTGGACGGTCCGCTCTTATCTTTGCAAACGTTATTCACACCTGATGAAAGCCAGTGTGTTTGGATTACCCACACAATTTGAAGACAAAGTACTGAAACATGAAGTTATCCACGTTCAATAGATGGATTGTCTTAATGAAAATTCTAAAGTTGATACACCATTGCAATCGGGCAATATCGTTTTGTAATCTGATCATGGAAAAAATACACACAGTCTAAAAATAAATGCGTTATATTTCTAACCTGTCCAGTAACACCTGTGATCAGTGCCACCTTAGCTTTCCTGGTGCAATCATTTGGCCTAAAACAGTTTTTTACCGCTTGGGAAGACATTTCCTCGTGATAGGTTGGTTTTCTTAGCCTCTCTCGAACTGATGCGCTGAATGGAAAAGGTGCTACTCTAATAGCCAATACTGTCCCTCGTTTATCTTACAAGTGGGCCTCCAAACAGCGTCACCGTGAAACATGACATGAGCTGAAAGAatttgtgaatatttttaagaGCGCTTGTTTGTTTATCAGGAGTCAATCCCTTTCACAAATCCATTAAGTGAATCTAATCTCGatacaattttattaaaaaggaaattaggaaaaaaagaaagagagaaagcgAAATATAAAAACCCTTAAACCCCTCGTTTCAAATCCATCTCCTCCGGGCCAAAATTGTATTCAAATGCTCTACCCGAGATCcagatatttttgtaaaatcagcaaccgtgactttctactcattaaACAGCAATTGATTGACGATTGAAACTTTAAAACCTAGATCTTGTAGATCTCTTCTTCTGAGCCATCAGCTTGCAAAAGTGAACTCTTAACTTTAAACACCTACACCTAAACCATGGAGTTTTTGTGGGCCCTCTAGGGTGTCTATTGTTTCACATTGAGTTTTAGAATATGAAAATTGAGACATACATCCCGCtatctttgatttttctttaaaaactttaacTACTGAGCAATTTTGTTCAGGTCAAGAAGCTTCACTCAAATGATAAAATCTAACTCGTAGGGAGGAATAATATAAACCTTTCTGTCATAACTCTTCACAGCCTTGCATTGATTGAGTCGAGAAAGCCCAGGAATCAGGAAGTTGGCCTATCTCAGGGCTAAAACTTAACTCCAGCGCTGGGTGACCAGTCGGGccagtttccttgaattcttaGTGGCCCATCCCAAAATGAAGTAGCCATCCATTTTCTctagtttaaaataaaaaagttgaataaACGCCCCATGGCTTTTAACAGAGCGTTTATTAAAGGGAAAGAACGCAAAAGTCCAGAGTCACGTGGCAATCACAAAATCAAATGGCGTCTATATGTTGTGAATGTGGATCGCTCGTGAAATCACAGTTAAAACGGCTCGgaatttccacttcagaacTAAAAATTTACTAAAATGGATAATCTTAGAGTCCAGGCAAAGGAACGAAGAGAACGGTAGTCCAATTAAATTAcatattgagttttatttttaactttgtactttgCATAATTTACATTGCAACTTTTCGAAATTCTGCAGCATTGTCGCACATCGGGCATTCAAACCTCAACTTTTGGTGGCCCTGGTCAGTTTTAACTCGCCACTGGCGACCGTGCGACCGCCAATTTTTAGCCTGCtatctttttaaccctttaactctcaagatctgattgttaattctcccctctagctgctacacatttccttctcaattagttcggagaatttggtgttagatcaaggaaaacaacttctacgtgataagtttaagtattctcattacctgtttgctagatagtgtatagatattatggggagaagttacctctcaatcacttgtgggagttaaagggttaagagagttTGGATTTTCCACAAGCCACATAAAACTAATCAAAGGCTCCTAAGAGCTACCTCATGATCATGGTATCTCAATTATTCAATTAAGTAATGAGAACTTGAACCATTTGCCATCTTCTTCCAATATATAACAGCATTAGCTGGGGCACTAAAAGTAAACCATGCGTGcaataacaatagaaaaaagtaaagtttcaataaaatgtttattcaaaAGTCAAATAAACTAACAGCTgaacagttaaaaaatattgGACAATTATGGCCAAGGTCTTTCTTTACCTCACTGTAAAACATTAAAGCCCTGTATGTGGCACATCTTGTCCTATTGGCTGaacactttattttctttgtgaaCTTAAGATGTAGACAATTAAAATCATACACCTCTTACCAACCAAGTTCGAGGTCCATACTGTAAGTTGTGGGTCCAGCTTTTCCCATTTGGATTTATAGCCAAAGGGCAAAGTAGTAGAAATAAGTTCCATAACTACCAGCACACATCAAAAAAATGAGGTAAgtaatatatttattatatctctaTGTTCAAATGTAAGGGgatgattttaattaaaaaaaacttctaaatCTAACCAGCTGTACAGTGAAATATGGCACACTAAATTGACTAgtcatatacatacatacatacatccATATACTTTACTTATGCTCGAAATTCCcagtgtagctgtagagctaatatctttgagaaaataagttaaaataaaataaaatatgctttattacaattccaatattatttataaaactatatacaacattatgcatgcagAGGGAAATATAACTTGTAGATCTATTGTGGAAAAGCTTCATATCTGAGGATCTCCTGCTTGAATTCATAGCACATATACTAACTGAAAGCTGTCATTTTGAGAAATTTCCATAGAACTAATATGCAGGATAACTTAATTTATCAAGGTCACAAGAACATTAATCAAGGTCTAAGCATTTTGATCGGCAAAACCTTTCTTAGAAGTAATTTGCAATGGTGTGGTACAAATGGAAGAGGATAAACAAGTGTTCTTAAATACATTGTCAAACTTTTAGTAAATGTTAGACAATAACTaatttcaagatgaaaaaaaaagcatctgCATGTAATTGATAATCATGTAACAACATCTCCTGAGtgaagaaacaaaccaaaagtaGGGTAAACAGTCAATCAATGACTGACATGAGAAAATTGCTTTTAGAAAGAAAACCATTTGTCAATAAGGGAACACTTCATATCTATCTTCCAAGGAATTTTTTAGGCTCTGAGTTCCTTTATATTACATGTAGATATTGTAACTTTACTAGTGGTTATATTTTCTATAGCTCTTCTCGCTTTATGATAAGCTTCAGGTGAAACATTTCATGTCACTTAACACAAACTCTCATAACCTAAAAGGATGCCCATTTCAAAGATCTTGTATTCAGGAATTAGTTAATTCATTGCCTCATCAATCTTCACTTGTGGTATAACCACACAGCAATTTGAAGGCATTTGTGTTAAACTCAAGCTTTCtaagttttgaaaaagacagaaataaatGTTTGAGATCATTtgcaaaagaaatcaagaatgaAAGAGCTTTGATTAGCGTCACATAGATATTTACCTAGACATTCCAAAGTTCAACTTGTACAGCAGACTTATTTTTGCATTTGGCTTCCACCTTATTCAAAGAATGACCTATTTAGAAAGAATTAAGGGATTCTTACTGCTGAGTACATGCACAagacaataacaaaacaatgtGTATCTAAAAGCATGTACTGGCCCGAAATCTGGCTCTCATTATAGCTATGGAAAGGGTGCAATGACCTGGTAAGAGATCTTAGAAGGTTTACCCCCTCACAGACCTCTTGTGTGCTTTACTGCTCCAACTTTTGTGCAagccattgccattgccataTCAGTGAATTACAGAAAAACCttgtttaaaaatgttcaacTTTGCACATTCCAGCATTTCACTAGTAGTGGAGTGGTCCAGGATCTTTAGCTGCCAGTCACATTGTTCTTGAGTGAGGGAGATCTGTAAAGGAAAGCAAATTTCACATGCATTAccttttaatcctttaacaccctaacatTGATCAGGATACATATTCTTGATACCATTCTCTACACATctcctaaggttctgacaaagagaatttgtttgaaaaaaatcaaaggcttgTTTAGTTGAAGATCAGTTCCTTCATTCTCAAGACCTGTATgattgattcaggggtgatattgtaaggagaatttagatgctagtcactgttaGTGGTCAAAGGGTAAAATTGGTTCTCCATTTTTCTTACAGACATGATATGCACTGTAAGTTTCAAAAGTAACCAACAGAATCCTCTgttaaacattttaatcatAAATTGCACAAGAGTATATTTTGATTGATTAAGTataacaaaaccaaaaccaaagttgtcACAAACATACATAGACATCATCATGATTGGCTGTAGTATTTGGTTAAACACACAAACATCCTTGCATTGATTGTGACATAATTATCTTCAAAATTGTACAAATAGGTTTTCTTCAAGAATGACCAAGCAATTATATATAAGAAGACCTCTTCATGAAGAAAAATACATCTGCAACAGATTAGAATTTCCAATTTCTGAAGGAAGCATACCCTCAACCTCCCTTGGTGTGGAGGATGATGATTTGCCACTCATGCaaatcattttcattgaaaatccCTGAAACTGCAATTACTGTGGTTAGGAGCATtaatctttcttcatttttaaacaaataaaaacatatgGTCAAGGAtaagggaaaaaacaaataaaattaggTTAAGTAAAGCAATTCTGAACTATATTCAGTCTGAACCTCCACATATATATTACAATCACATAAACTAATAGGTAGATTGTGACAAAGAATACACCTTGCTTTTAAATGTCAGCATTCTGTAAaagagggtaatttagtattaccgACTGAGTGAATAATGTAGATTGgcttcaaagctgatgtttcaagcgttaacccttcgttaGAGCAAATGGACCCAAAATTcacattataaactcagttgataatacttaattaccctgtcatgctctcccaccgacacggcaccacagtttcttcagaaactttccCCTTTTATTCTGTAAAAGAATTGCGTTACAATTGCGTTGTTAAAACAGCAAGCTAgcactttcaatttctttttttcccctttttcacCCAAAAATAATTCTATATTTGTGCAGATATCAATTACAAACGAAAAACTACTTTGGTGTAGACTATAAAAACGTTTGTTTTCGCTCCAGTTCATTTTGTGTGATCGAATGAGTGTATTATGTCGTGAGGAGTTAACCAACGTCTTTAAGTTTTCAAACACATTTCAGATGGTTGATTTGACAACATTTGACAAAAATGCATTTTGCTAGATAAGCAAATTATAATTAGGGGATTTGTTTATTGTTCAAAGTAAAAATCCAGATTTTCCAATaagattatttttcatgtttacacAAGGcctaaaagtttgaaaatccaATAATTAGGTGTTAAGCTCAAATAATTAAAGATTATAAGCTGTATTAATCTATTGCACCCACCGATCGACAAAACTAACATGTTTATAATCGTTTGTTTATGGTTATTTCCCAGCAGCTtatgcttatttttttttatcgaaagTACcgaaagaaacaacaaattattCCTAGTCGTGGCAAAAAAGCCCGAAAAATCAAGTCCAAATTAATGATAAAGTTGAACTGAAAGCAAACACAATATAAAAACTTACCATTTCACTGTCAAGGAATGTTAGAATTATCTCGACTTCAGACGGGAAATAACCTGATCAGGCACGTTTGAACAGAAACAGAACGCACTCATTAGCCGCCATCATGGATATCAATATTTCACTGACGTCACGTTAAAGAACAATAGATCGGGGAATTTAGATCAGGGCAAGTTCAAACAAGCAGAGCGTCCCTCGAAGACTTCGTGACAAAAAATTTCCCTCGCGGGAATAATCCATTACAAATAACCAATCAGAGACAATTATCAATTATAGAAAACCAATCAACAACAGAATGTTTTTTCCAGCCATAACGCGCTAGGAATCAAAGTGAATTTTATTCAACAAGAGAGTAATGCAGACTGTGATGGCCTCGAGAAATGCAGTCGAGAATTTTTTGGATAAAATTGGCCTTGAAAGATACGGAACAAGATTTTTAACTCAAGGTTATGATAGGATCATTGACTTATGTATACTCGACGAAGAAGACTTGGATTCTCTGAGTATACGAGAACGAGACGATAGGTTCAAGATCTTAGACGCCGGTAAGTACATTTCTccatattttttgtttacccTACGTGATGTTAGAGCACCGTGAGATCGGATTCGTGCCACTCGTCCTATTTAGTTTCCGatttattccttttttgagACGGATGAGAATCTATCTTAGAAGATAAGCTATCTATTGTTTCAAGTCACCAATTTCACAATTGTTTCCGTTTTAATGACAAACTTTTTTCTCTATTATCTTTTAACTCACAATGCATATATATTTTCCAATCTCCAGCTTCTCTCATAGATGTCGCAGACTGGCTACAACATCTTGATTTAGATCATGAAAGTTGTTACATGGAGAGGTTGAGAGCTGAGGGAATCATCACCATAAGGGATGTAAAATCCAGGGAATGGAGTGACGAGCTCTTAGACTCATTAGAGATCATGATCCCAGGGCACAgaaaaagggttaaaagtgCAGGTAGGAACTTTGAACTAGCTCACTCTTGAACAGATTTATATCACTAAAATGAAGATCGAAATTATATTTGTTTGCTTATAGTGGATTGGAGGTGAAACGTTAGCAATGCCTGATCACTTTCGATCTGAATATAATCCTGTTTTTAGTTCATTGACGCAGACGACCTTCCTCGTCGAGAAAATAACTAATTAGCTGGCACTTAAAGAGCGAGCTacatttttcttacttttttctaTGGACGATTTGTTTATTATTCGGCAGGAACATTTCCACCTATAGAAGCAGTTTCATTTGAAGGGATATTACCCCGCTAAACGCTTGATCGGTAACGTTTTTACTTTTCCACAAAATGGCTTGAAGGGGGACCCCCTTAAAGGGccctttcgttttttttttttttttttaagagcatTAACTGCATTCGTCGTTGAAAAACGTCGAGGTTGCAGATAAATTTCAAAAGAGATCATTTCAACGCAAGAAATCGCGAGGTGTTCCTATATCCTATGTCAAACCTATCGTTGTTGCAGCAGTTCCAAGAGTGGTATGTTAAGATATTCCAATAAAAAAGATCGTGCTACATTGCCAAATTATATTTCGAACGTCGGGTTAAACATCTGGAATAATACCTTCATGGATTGAAAAGAGATAACGTTTTAAAAGTCCAACTGCAAAAGATTTATTGATTTGTGATTTCATACGGGACTGAAGAGTGTCTCTTTGGCGCCGCTGTCGTTGGATCAATCCTGAAGAGcccggtttttttttctctgaaaacttTGTATTTTTTGGATCAACCGGGGTTCTAATTTGAATTTAATAAGTGAAGGAACCGTGTTTCGTTTGTAAGGGGCAATTAAACAGCACAGTAACTTATAAAAATGAACAGCTCGGTCGCGAACAAATACCGCTATGGAACCGTTAATTTTTGTGATCAGAGTTTAGTACCTCCAAACTGAAAATCAGCCAACAGTTTTCTTATCATCTGTTTTGCAGTACTGCTGCTAATCCTGGTTTTTTCTCTTCGTCTCACTAAATACGGATAAGCATAAAGTTTGTTAGTCTAAGGGCTGTGTTACGTTCAAAATCTGTGCGCGCAAATTTTCAGTTGAGGAAAGGGATCATGAAGGCACATTATTTTTCTAGATGCCAGATTTGATGTTTCGTTTTGGGCATTATTAAATGGCTTGCTATGGCAAAGCTCTGAGCcgttttctttcaatttcttttatatCTTCATTCTAcgaaaagtttatttaataaACGTAAATGAAGTCTATCTTGAAAGGGGATGTAGGAGTGTATTGAACTCGAGACGAATCGCCCTCTCACAGACCTCTCATATAATGGTTTAGAAAAGCCAGTGCTATGTTTGTTGGAATCTTTCATCAGAATGCTAGGGGTATTTCCACAATATGCCACACAGTCTTTCGGTTTTATCGATTCATAGTGCCCCAAAAGTCTTCAGCGCGTCAAAGAATAAACTTGTAATTTTCGATAGTACTCTACAGACCTAAAAATATGACTCTAAGCTGACGTGTATTTTGTAACCAATCCGTTCCACCGTTTGAATTCTATGTCTGTAAAATCAGTCACCGGTGatccaaaatattttcctttttttctaagAACTTTATATTCCCGTAATATCGGTGTGTTATGTGGAAAAGTGGGATATTTTTGCGTTACCAAATTTTCTTTACCAAAACTTCTAGTCATCTATGTTAGCTGGCATTGTGCAATTGCATTTCCAAGTGTGGgcaacttttattttagttCTCGTCAAGACCATACAGTTTACAGTCGGCAAACTGTAAACTATAGAAAAATCATAGTGAACTCAATAAAGAGAATACAATCAATTAAATAATATTAGCTCTATAACATGTATTAGTTTTACCTACCAATGAGATGTAATTTTAGTTTTGTGAGCTCCTCTTCCTGTTggtcaaaaattaaaagaacttgGTCATGATTATCTGAGCTgatttcaaagtttttggaTTACTAAGGGGAGTCATTGGGACTTGTCATTGATTGACACAATAGTTTGAAGGAGCAGGGAAAAGCCAAAAGGCCAAGTATTAACCAAAGGAATGGCTTAAGATAGAGGAGATTAAGACAGAATACAAATGGAAAGCATATGAGGTCAAATTTTCATTATGAACAAGATGCCTTGTTAAGAGGCTCATTCGCTTCTACGAtcacgttttttctttttacctctTATCCACCAGCAACCTTCCTCAAGTGGCATTCAGCAAAGGAACCTGATACTAGAGTGGTTGTCCTGGGTTACTGGGGACAGCCACCAGGCCTTAAAGACAATCCACACCCTTTTCTGTGTGTGCAAGGACACCTTAAATCTGACACTGGAGAAGGTATGTATGCAGGTGTATCAGTGATGATGCAATACATAGACCTATTTGTGTAGTTATTggagtttcttttctttgcttcaaACTGCTTAGCCTAgcttcaaattttccaaactacATGAGCTGCAATCTAAATAGTTAAACTGCTAAGCATGTTCTGTAattacttatttacttttgattGACTTGGGTTGTAAGTCAATGAGTCTGTTCTCAGGTTGTTAGCCGTTAAGAAGTGGCCATTAAGTATTGAGTTGGTCAGTCCTTCAATTTGCTGGCTAATTAGTTAGCTGGTGTTGTGGTCTTTCAGCTATAGTCAACCTGTGGATAAGTCACAGAGTCACTCAAAAGTCAATTAagaaatcaatcattttttcaaatagtATTTTCATACGTCAGTTAATTAGCTTGCCAGTCTTTCAGTTAGCAAACTAGTCTGTAAGTCACTCATTACTCATGCACTGGCAGTAAGTTAGACACATAGTAACTTGGTCAGTTGGCTAGTTGGTTAGTCAGTCAACACACTGATCTCTCAGCCAGTCAGACTGTATGTCTATTTCGTAGACCATGTATCAGCTTATCAGTCAGATAGATGCTCATTCTATTCGAAAATGGCCAAATTTTAACTGAAGGCTTTCTCAGTGTGCAGTCTGCTCGATCTTAAATTTAGGTAATTTAATTCACAACATTGATAGAAAGAAGAGTATTGTGTATGATCTGTCTACTCTATAGCGCACATTTACACAGCTTTTTTCCTGCCAAATCTGGCAAATAAGACATTTCTGCAATTCTTACGTCTACTGATGAAATACAAATATGTGTCTCCCTAACATTTTTGCTGTGTCCTTTACCTCAAGATGCCCGCTCATCAGAGCTGACCGAGTTCATAGTGGATTCAGGTAGTGATGTTGTCACTGCCACCGAGAGCCTCATTCAGAGTTTACAGTTAGAATACCTCAGGAACGTCGACAGTAGGGGACCCTACTCGACAGCAAACAAACCTCTTTACAGAGGGATACTTAAGCTTGGGACAGAAGAGTTTGAAGTCGAGGTAGGCGACGAACCTGACAAGAAAgtgttgtctttttttcagtGTATCAACTTTGAGCCAATACTGGGTCGAGCGGTGCTATTTCCTCACTAACGTAGGTCATGGTATATTTAAGTTGACTGATCTCAGACAACTGAACCTTCCACACTGAACAAAATTGGCTTTATAGTGCTTTATAAGAAAATCATTCAGCCTACGATGTTCTGGGCCAGGCTGTCTATGATTCATCCAAAATCCCTTTATTTTCCTCTATGACGCTGTGGAAATTGGTTCCAATCGGCCTCATCTGAGCGCTTTCATAGCGCAAAAATTGCCGAGTTTCGTAAGTTTCCGACTTGGCGTATGTTCTCCTGTCCTTTTATCTCGATCATTGACAGAAATGCTTCAAACGAATCGTTACACTCAGACTTAGGAACAAGGAAACGCTCTTAGTCTTAGTTCGCATTTCGAACATCTATAAAACGGAAGAATTTCCCTTTTCAATCCT
This region of Pocillopora verrucosa isolate sample1 chromosome 3, ASM3666991v2, whole genome shotgun sequence genomic DNA includes:
- the LOC131772328 gene encoding uncharacterized protein, whose translation is MQTVMASRNAVENFLDKIGLERYGTRFLTQGYDRIIDLCILDEEDLDSLSIRERDDRFKILDAASLIDVADWLQHLDLDHESCYMERLRAEGIITIRDVKSREWSDELLDSLEIMIPGHRKRVKSAATFLKWHSAKEPDTRVVVLGYWGQPPGLKDNPHPFLCVQGHLKSDTGEDARSSELTEFIVDSGSDVVTATESLIQSLQLEYLRNVDSRGPYSTANKPLYRGILKLGTEEFEVEVIPEQVTSVGHVVMRKFKHLIDGKFHYWLKDDKPDETQPPYEEPE